In the Pogona vitticeps strain Pit_001003342236 chromosome 2, PviZW2.1, whole genome shotgun sequence genome, ATCAATGCCTAATAATCATGATGGCTATACAAATGCTTCTGAATGTCAGTTGGTGAGAAATGAGAGAGGGCTATTATCTCTATGTCCTGCTTGGAGGATTCTTATAGGTATCCAGGTGGCCACTTTGAATACAATACTGCACTTGATAGGTCTGTGGTCTAATCCGGAAAATCTCATATTTTGTTCTTTCAAAACATAGATAAGCTAATTGCAGGAAAATGTCCTATGTTTTTTTCAAGTTCAGGTGAGTTGGAGATCTGCAAAGAAAGCTATGATACTCTGGACATGGTATCCATGTGAAATGCTAACCTCAGACAGACCTACTATGTTTTTTTAACAAAGACACAGGAATATTTTGTTTACtcacaaaccaactggaacattATCCCATGATCTTTCAGCTTCCAGTATATCCACTGTACAAGGGCTGCCATCATTTTTCAGTGCAGCATTTAATTCCTCAGAAGATTTTAGAGTTCTCCATGGTTTCTGAAGTAATGAGTCAGTGCCATCATCTAAAACAATCAGTTGTCCATCACAATTAAATGCAAATCATTCACATCTCATATGCTgcatattaatttaaataaacacaaatatCTAAAGTTACATTTGCTCAtcatatatttaaatatgtaaatacagGTCAGGTACCAAAAGGGTTTGCTAAAAAAACATACCAAAGAATAGTGTggcaatttaaaaacagatactTTTATTGTGTCCTATATTTTTGTTAGCTAGAACAGTGTGACCTAAGATTTAAAAGGGGGCAGTtatgaggggggggaaaggagtagggatttaggtgtcctggcggaccactgcctaaggatgggtcagcagtgtgctgcagctgccaagaaagccatcACAGTCCTTGGCTGCATCAACAGGAGGAAagcatcaagatcatgggaagtgaCAGTACAGCTCTATACTGCACTGGTGAGGCCGCACTTGGAATGCtgcgtccagttctggtcaccacaatacaaaaaagatgctgagggcTTGAAAggagtgcagagaagagcaacaaagatgataaggtgACTGGAggtaaatcctatgaagaacaactaaaagaactacagtggtgccctgcataacgggcgccccgcttaacgatgaatccgcatagcgatggcttttttgtgatcgcaaaagcgattgcattgtgaCGTTTTAGGtagtaaaacatcactttgcgatgatcggtaagctgtttcacttacctattttcgcatagcaatgtttctggaacagctgtttggcggttccaaaatggccgccaggtaattaaaatggccgcccgctgtgttttcgtgcccactcctcacttactgggcagtgaaaatggcggccgtatggaggattttcgcataatggtgagtttacagcccataggaacgcaataaacgtgttttaatgcattcctatgggcttttttgttccgtatagcaacgaatccacatagcgacgatttttccggaacggactgtcgtcactatgcggggcaccactgtaccctgtttccctgaaaataagacctaacctgaaaataagccctaatatgatttttcattCTAGGTGCACCACAgcgcgtggtggcgctgtgggttaaaccgcagaagcctctgtgctgcaaggtcagaagacctgcagttgtaagatcaaatccacgtgacggagtgagcccccgtcgcttgtcccagctcctgcaaacctagccattcaaaagcatgtaaaaatgtgagtagataaataggtaccaccacggtgggaaggtcacggcattctgtgtctattcgcgctggccacgtgaccacagaaactgtctttggacaaacgctggctctatggcttggaaacgtggatgagcaccgcatcctagggtcggacacgactggactaaatgtcaaggggaacctttacctttgtcaTCAGTCAGCAAGTCAGGAGTCAGTCATGTAGTTAGGAATGCAGCTATGAAGTAGTTGAGCTCTGTTCATACAACcagtttacctttacctttatgatttttcaagatgctcgtaacataagccctatcccgaaaataagccccagttaagtgaaaccctgccctccactattgtgcagcaaccagaagaagataacatgattgtatctgaataaatgtagattgttgtacatgaaagaaaaaaattccctgaaaatatttatttatttattcattagatttctaataaagccctaatgctttttttggagcaaaaactaatataagaccctgtcttattttcggggaaacacgttAGGTATGTTTAGCTAAACGAAGAGAAGACTATGGAAGACATGAGAGCAgccttccaatatctgaaggattgctacagggaagagggcatGGATTTATTCTCCAATGCACCTGAGGGTAGAACAAGacccaatgggtggaaactcgtcagagggagatccaacctggaaataaggaggaatttcttgagggtgagaaccattaagcagttcAATAGCTTGcttcccaatgttgtgggtgccccattgctggaggttttcaagaaaaaaatgaacagccatttgtccgggatggtatgaggtctcctgccttgggcaaagggttggactagaagacctccaaggtcccttccaaccctatgattctatgattcatgcAAATGGGTGATAGAAAAAAGGTAGAACTTCTTAACATGCATTTTGCCTCTGTCCTCTCCTAGTAGAAAAACAAGTGTTGAACCCAATGCAAGTAGAATAAAGGAGATCGCAGGAGACAGCTGTCCAAAACAGGTGAAGAGATGGTTCAGAAACACTCTACCTGcattaaatgaattcaagtctccagggccagatgaactgcaccCAAGGATAGCATGAGATATTGCATATGTACCCTTGAAGTCTCTCCCTAGTTCTTTGCAAATACTTGGAGGAAATGTGAGCTCTCTCAAGTCCTTCCTCCCTTTAAAAAAGAGGGCAAAGAGGATCTGGGCAACTACCAACAAGTCAGTTTGATATAAATACCAGAAACTGTTCTAGAACAGATCATAAAACTGTTAGTCTGTGAGTACTCAGAAAATAATGCAGTGATTATTAAGAGCCAGCATCAGTTTTTCAAAAACAAGCAAttccaggattttttaaaaaataagagttTCGAGCTTGGTAACCACAAGAATGCTAGGGATATCACTTATCTTGATTTCAATATGGCTTTTGCCAAGCTTCCACAAGATACTCTTGTAGCCAAACTGGTAAAATATGAGCTAGAAGACTATGCTACTGATAGATACATTTGTAGCACTTCGACTGCTTGTGATCCTACAGGAAAGAGAAAAGTGGAATGCCACAGTGTTCTTCACTGGGCCTAGTATCACCTTTCATCTTCACAAATGGTTTCAATAAAAGAGCAGATGTGATGTACAACAGATCTGTAGATAAACATCAAACTGGGACAGAGTAGCCAGCACTTCAAAAATCAGAATCAGGAATGAAGATGACCTTATGACATTgccaaaagaaattaaaagtgtTTCAATAGAGTGAAGTTCTACATTCAGGCAAAAAATAGGATTCGCAAATACAGGGTGACACCTGTCTTGGCTGCTTCTGAGCTTTTACACACAGACTCAGCATACTAGCTTTTAACTGcctttattactatttttttccttcttctttcttttttgttcatctttttatcactcctgttttatttgttgtaaacattaatagatttaatttttttgctcttttaagaTGGCTTGGTGCCTTGCGTAGTAGAAAAGATATACGAGTTCATGAAGCAAAATATAGTTAGCATCACACCCAAGCTGGTGTTTCTAATAAccatataaataaaaccattCATTATGCAATCTATTTTTTCTACCATAATTAGTAGAAATACAAAATTCTACAGCATGCTAACTATGCCTGATTCCACAACTGTAACTAAAAGGAGAAAGACATATGGACACTCAGAAGGCAATTCTGACCCTAACTAGGGAATGTGCAAGATTATCCCTGGAATAGACATAAAGAAGTTTGGGTTTTTTCATGTAAGAAATGTTTTGAGTACATTATAATACCACTTTTCAGATTCCTTTACAATCTTGTCATTACCTTGAAAGGGGTCCCTTTGGCCCTTTAAAGGCTGAGGTGCAAAACAGGCATGTGAAGCATCATACTGGCTACTCTTTGAAACATCCTGATTATATTGTAAGCCCAACACATCATCATTCCCAGGATATGCAGAGGTGATGGGTCTGTCCAGAGTCTCCTTCTTTATCAACTTCTTGTTACTGTGCAAAAATGTGGGATCACATTCTACGTTTTGTGGCAGGGCAGAATTCTCATTACTGGAATCTGGCAGGAGGTGATGATTCTTCAGCCAGACTGGATACCTGAAATCAGGAATACTGCTTATTCCTGAAATGCTCAAATCAGTTTTTTGGCTTGTTAGCCACCTTGGATAGTTCCGATGAGAGACAGACTCTGAGTCGCCTTGCACAACTGGCTGTTCTCTTATAGGAAGGCCAGAATCATGTTTGCAAAATTTATGTTTTGTGTGCACCCTTCTGCTAGAGTCTTGGCACAAGGAGGAATCTGTAAAATTCACTTCTTTGTGGCCAAATGATGAAGTCTGATGACAAATTTGAGAAGCAGATTCTGTAAATGatttcttcttcaggttgctAGTCAGAGGGGCTGTCCTCAAGGCACCACTTTGGGTAAAAGATACAGAACCATCAGCAGGAAATGCTAGGAGATCATCTGTGGTGAGACTGAGTACATCTAACTCATCAGCAATTTTTCGCCTCTGATACGGAACAAGTGAAACTGGTTTCTCACACTGCTTGTAGCTCCCCAGAACTGGAAAACAAGAAGTGATTCCACAGAATTGTCACTTTTcaacacatttcttttaaaaacttacaAATATTTCTGCTTATTatgtattatatattatttattgtattcattttatatttgcaaactgttccctttGTAATCTGCACAGCAAGCTGGGTGGAATGCatgcatttcaaacaaattaataaacaaataaataattataacttatttggattacaactcccagaattcccccaaccACTATGACCACTGGGCAAGTTCCATGGGGAAAACTGGAAATTATAATCCTcccaccaaaacaacaacaacaaaacaccttttcacaGTTTTGATGGATGCTGCATTCCAAAACACGCTTATCTACAAACAGACTGAACATCTTGGGTTTGACAAaaccagtacaacaaaggtagaTTGATAAATTTTCTGCTATTATTTATGAGCTGTACAGGCATGAAAGAAAATTACACTATTCAAAACTAAATTTTACACACGGTTATATGGAAAACAaatagtaaaacaagaaaaacattttgaaagacaTCCAAAGAGCAACAGAAATCTGTACTGATTGACATCAGCTTCTCAAATTACTGCACGAGTGGTACTTTAAAATCTTCAAAAGGTTACATATTGGAAATATAACTGCAGATGTATATTAGCAAGCTGCTATATAGTAAATGATTGATCTGTCTATCCCAATCTGTTGGCAGTGACTGACAGAAATTCTCCAAATTTTCAAGCCATTGCAAAGGGATACAGCTCTTTCTTCTATGGCATATATTAGAGCTGAAGCTTTTCAGAAGCATGCTACATTTTGCAATATGATGAAATGTAACTCTAGACCCCAAGCTGACACTGCTAAATGTATCAGAGGACCTAATAAGGACCTAATGTTTAAGAACTTAATTTGTTTCAGGCTAGTGACCGCTCGGCTGGAAACAGCCTTGAAATAGAAACCCTTCACTGAACTGTCCATTGGCTTGTGAGATCAAAAGTTAAGCATGCAGCTTTGTCTGAGACACTGACGCACAAAGAGCGAACACCTAAAGAACAATCTAGGACAGACATATTCTTTTGAGTCTGACAATGTTTTATTTCCTTGGTTAACAAAAGAACGTTGGGGCAAAACCTTCGTCATCTCATGGACAATTTTGAAGAGACACATTAAGATGATTCATGTATTGTAGTTAGATAACAGGATTTCTTTGAGTTCAAGCATACCGGAATGACCTGTAAACCTCTCAAGTAATGTAGCCCTGCTTCAGGTTtaattaatgttattttattttgtaattatttCTGGTGCTTAATAAAttggattttaaacaaataatatgaTTTTTCCTAGAACTGATTCCGCATTACCCATTGAATCATCCATAGCTGATGATGAGCAGTTTCTATGTTGCCGCCAGAGAACTAAAAGGTGGAGAATACGTTCTTCTTTTCCTGGCTGATAACAATTCACTTATTGCTAGTGTTCACTGATGCTATAGTTCTACCTCCCAGACCATGTTTTGATAGTATGAAGTTTCCACATATGCCTTTTTATCCACATGTGGAAACTTCAATAGTTTAACACTTTCAGTAACATGCATATGTAAATATGTCAAAAAATTATCTCTCCTTTGTGGGAACAGAGAAGTCTCACAACCACGTAAGTTGTAAGATAAAGGGGTGTTGAAATTACCAGGCACCAATACCAAggaccatggggtcacgaagagtcggacacgactaaacgaacgaatacCAAGGATGAGTTTCTTACAATCCAATCCAATCGACACTTATTAATTAAGAAGCCCTACTTTACTTAATGGGGTTTATTCCCAGGTAAGACAACAGATACAGAAATCTGGGAGTTCTCCAACCTAACAGACCTAGTTTACAGAACATGTTTGGATAACATAGGGGATTGCAAGACATTTATCTAGAAGTGTAAAGCTGGATCCCAGGCTTTCCAGGTTTCATCAAGAAGTAAGTTACGTATGaactatattaaaacaaacataaTTTCACAGAATCAAATTAAAATCTGTAAATGCTCTTTTGTGAACTGGTGAACTATAGGCATAGTTTGGGTAACTATTTCATCCCAGGTTAGGTTGTATAAAAAGAATGTTTACCTACTAGATTTCTAATATGCTAAATTTTCAAAATTTTACAACAAATAAAGTTTAAAATTATAACTACGAAATCTTTTGGTTATATCAGATAAGATGATAAATAGGAGGAAGCGTCTTAGAGATGGTCTAGATCATTGGTCCATCCTCAGATAGCTATGCACATGAATAATCTAATTATGTGAGTAAACAATGAGTGTCTGATAAGAATATGGAGGTCTAAACAGATGCTTCTGTGAGGGATGTAGTTTGGGGTTGAACAAATCTCCCTGCAGAGAGATGCAACTGCTTTGGGTTCTGTGAAAATTCTTATCAAACATTAAACTGCTCACATAAATTAAGCAGTCATGTGGGCAATTATTTAGAAACATCACATCTGTTCACATCACTTCAATGATAATTTCACATGAGTACATGAAGAAGGTATCATAAATCATTGACCTACATTTCAAGTCATGTTGTCAAGTGATTAAGGTTTTGTTGGCTACCACCTTAGTGATATTAAAGTATCATATGGGACATAGACCAGTAATTTATGATCACTTTTTCAGGCATTCAAGCAAAAATTTATGTTACATATACACTgaacatttaaaatgtaatgaaaataaCACAGAAGATGCAAGTAAAGCCAACATATAAGAGCTGCAAAAGACTATGTACCTCAGCTGTAGCATTCTCATGACACTTCAACACCAAGGTTTCACCTGTCAGatagaaaggaaaacacacacataccatgCTTGCACTTGAAATTGTCCTCTGAGTACCTGAGGTCTTTTGGAGTACTCGAAGTAATGCAGATTTTTCCAGGCCTTATGTCTGAAGATGCAAGACCAAGGTCAAAGTCTTCAATATATGCCTCCAAAGCTTGAGATGCAGACTTATACAATTTGTCCTTGTATTGGAATGAACTATTAGAGTTCAAGGAGCCACTGCTACTGTTGAGACTACAGCTCGCCAGTAGGGAAGACACTGTTGATTCTGGAGAGTGGGCATGTTCTTTTTTAACCAAGCAAGCCATTTTTTCATGAAGTGGCCTCCTGGACCTGGAATATACGTTTTTGAAAAGTGACAATAAATGAGAAAAGACCCACCTTGACATTAagtgtattaaaaatatataccatACTTTTCAAATTTTATGGAAGGCAAATAATCTTCTTATTTCCTGGTGGAGGAAATTTTGACTAATCCTGGAGCCATTATACAGAAACTATTCTGTCActcagctgaaaaaaaatcagtattaatTCTATCAAGCAGGTtggattaaaaaaatcaaactgatttaaatttttaaaaatttatattgtCATTTTAATCAATTTGGAGCTACAGATCAAGAAATTTCACCTTGAAGCTCTCTTGAGTCACAACGTCATTCAAGCAAAGCTTCATTTCTATGAATCCTATGCACTTTCATTTAAAACTGAGTTTGGTTTTCAGTTAGGCTTGCTTCCACCTACATGCATATAAACTTATGTACAAACAGACAGGTACAGAACTTCACTGTAAAACATATATAAGATTATAGAAAACACCGCCTCCAGTTGCCTCACAGGCTTCTAAAGCATACCTTTGTTAGTTTCTTAATATTAAACCAAGAAAGTCTATTTTTTGGTATTatcatttactttatttattttacttttatatcATCCATATGGCTGccaaggtcactctgggcagtttacaccaTTTCATTACCCTCTGACCTCATATTTACATGCACCAGAAACTTGCTGATATCTGCATAAGGTTGACCATTTTctgtggctaactgacaaggtgtaCATCTTGGTCACATATCTGGCAAACCAGGATGTACTCCTGCAATTCATCAATTAATCCCAATGAGCCGCTCAAAGTTACTCtagcaccaacaggattctggcccattgTTTATAAATCAATGTATGTAAATATTTGGCCATTCAAGAGTTGGGCTCCTGAGGGACACAAGCACATAAACTAATGCTACCATCATCATCagggcacaagcttttgtggagatcTCCCTTTTATTAGATGTCTGCCAGGCTATCCCGAGTTACTGCTCGGTGCATGGGTGTGTGACCAAACCTACATGTGCATGCAACAAACACATGCAATAAATACAAAGGTGCACGGAAGGAAAGGCAGAGATTACAGTTAACCAGTGACGATAGttttgtctttaaagtgccacccgCCTCTCCCACATTTGGCTGGGAGACCTGCAACCATCCAGACATCCCTGGGACTCCACCATTATTCGAATCCATGCCTTTTCCCAGTGCTCTGGTGCACCATTTAGGCTGAAAGCATGCAactgtgcaaaaaaataaaaaaaaaaaataataataataataataataataataataataataataataataataataataataataataataataataataataataataataataataataataataataataataataataataaaacaacccTGCTTTTCCGCCCTGGGCTTGAGGGTGTTTTATCCCAAGGGGGTCACCGACCACAcctccttggattttttttaggAATAGTCAAACCAACTGGATGCGAAAGAAGCGGTTTTTGGTTTCTATGTAGGCGGATAAAGCAGCGAATGGTCCGTGCAATTCGCttcgattttattttattttttaaatcactcaGAGAAAGCGGGCGATGTTTGAAGTCTGGCCCCCTCGGTTCTACCAGCTAAAGGCGTTCACACGTTTGGCTAAGAGCCAGCAAGAGGGGCGCGTGCGCGTGTGAACCCGCCACCAGTCAACACGCGTACGGGTAAATAGCCCCCGCCGTCCCAGATTTTCTTCACGTTCACGGCAGCCCAAAACTCACCTCaacggccgccgccgccgcctcccgcccCCCTGATTTGAAACGGAGGGAGGGGAATCCACTCCAAAATGGCGCCGGCGGAGAGCATCTGCGCATGCTCAGTCTCTTGCCCGGGCGGGGTTCGCGTCTGTCCCGGCACACCTGGGACCACAACTCCCGGCCTGCCCCGCGGCCAATGGCATCACAATGCTCCCCAGCCACATCGCCCCCCGCTGCTCGGCCGGAGGAGTTACAGGCGGGAGGAAGGCGATCCGGCTGGAAGGGATGCTACGGGAGGCGGCGCCCAGGTGAGCCGCTACCTGTCGTGGTGGCATCGCGTTACAAACAGTTCTCTCTGTGGGACGAATCCGTCCGTAAGAGAGCTGCAGGGAGTGACGGAGTTTGAGCACGAGAGGGATCCCGTCTTCGGGCAGTGAGCGACACTAGACCAGAGATGAGGACATgttttcattcactcattcattcagaATATTTCTAACCCACATTTATCCTTTTaaaggacccatggtggcttatatcattaaaagacaatattaaagctaaaatcaaTTAGACATACAAAGACTGAAAAAGAGCAAGCAAATACTGTTCTTAGAAATAGTGAACAAAAATTATATTTAGATACACATTCGTAGCAGTAAAGCataaacaatccattttaaaatctcactcaagcagccagtcgcTGAGAGAATGcttctctgaagagaaaggtatttgcctgcctgcagaaggacagccaagatggggccagcctggcttcctgtgggagggagttccaaagtctataTATAGGATTGTATATTTACTGCAAACCAGTAATGAATGCATAAAAACAGTGCAAGCCAATATGAAGCAGCATCAGATGACGCTGGCAGTTGAAAATGATAAAGGAATAAACATATTGCAACTTGAAATTCAGAAACAACTTAAGTTTAGGAAAGGGATGTGTGGCTCGAGAAATTGTTACATGGAGAACAGTGCAGTTACTTACTGGATGACAATGTTAATGAGCAACAATTGAATCT is a window encoding:
- the C2H18orf54 gene encoding lung adenoma susceptibility protein 2, which encodes MACLVKKEHAHSPESTVSSLLASCSLNSSSGSLNSNSSFQYKDKLYKSASQALEAYIEDFDLGLASSDIRPGKICITSSTPKDLRYSEDNFKCKHVLGSYKQCEKPVSLVPYQRRKIADELDVLSLTTDDLLAFPADGSVSFTQSGALRTAPLTSNLKKKSFTESASQICHQTSSFGHKEVNFTDSSLCQDSSRRVHTKHKFCKHDSGLPIREQPVVQGDSESVSHRNYPRWLTSQKTDLSISGISSIPDFRYPVWLKNHHLLPDSSNENSALPQNVECDPTFLHSNKKLIKKETLDRPITSAYPGNDDVLGLQYNQDVSKSSQYDASHACFAPQPLKGQRDPFQDDGTDSLLQKPWRTLKSSEELNAALKNDGSPCTVDILEAERSWDNVPVGLRSPVPVCCEDENSVQSPKANIVNGFLEDCLKNSSQESTFSGGNHHGPVEALKLMLFNLQAVQHSFNQNKTAGQKEEFKKTLDEDGEFKLCDSDMMPIRQSLQRALHHLSRLKCLVEDTGDKEESKEYQDRKDICTG